One window of the Candidatus Chryseobacterium colombiense genome contains the following:
- a CDS encoding 2,3,4,5-tetrahydropyridine-2,6-dicarboxylate N-succinyltransferase, translating to MSLQQTIENIWDNRELLQNEDSQKAIREVISLVDKGELRTAEPTENGWQVNEWVKKAVVMYFPIQKMETIEVGPFEFHDKMPLKRNYAEKGVRVVPHAIAREGAYIAPGVIMMPSYVNIGAYVDSGTMVDTWATVGSCAQIGKNVHLSGGVGIGGVLEPLQAAPVIIEDDCFIGSRCIVVEGVHVEKEAVLGANVVLTASTKIIDVTGPEPIEIKGRVPARSVVIPGSYTKQYPAGEYQVPCALIIGQRKESTDKKTSLNDALRENNVAV from the coding sequence ATGTCGTTACAACAAACAATTGAAAATATCTGGGACAACAGAGAATTATTGCAGAATGAAGATAGCCAAAAGGCAATTAGAGAGGTTATTTCTTTGGTTGATAAAGGAGAGCTTCGTACAGCTGAACCTACAGAAAACGGATGGCAGGTAAATGAATGGGTGAAAAAAGCTGTCGTAATGTATTTCCCGATCCAGAAAATGGAAACTATTGAAGTAGGTCCGTTTGAATTTCACGACAAAATGCCTTTGAAAAGAAACTATGCTGAAAAAGGAGTAAGAGTTGTACCTCATGCGATTGCAAGAGAGGGAGCTTATATTGCTCCGGGAGTCATTATGATGCCTTCTTATGTAAATATCGGAGCTTATGTAGATTCAGGAACAATGGTTGATACTTGGGCTACTGTGGGAAGCTGTGCACAGATCGGTAAAAACGTACACTTAAGTGGTGGTGTTGGTATCGGTGGTGTTTTAGAACCGCTTCAGGCTGCACCGGTAATCATTGAAGACGATTGTTTCATCGGATCAAGATGTATCGTTGTTGAAGGAGTTCACGTAGAAAAAGAAGCTGTTTTGGGAGCCAATGTTGTATTAACCGCTTCAACTAAAATTATCGACGTTACAGGTCCGGAACCTATTGAAATTAAAGGAAGAGTTCCTGCACGTTCAGTAGTAATTCCTGGAAGTTATACAAAACAATATCCTGCAGGAGAATATCAGGTTCCTTGTGCTTTGATCATCGGTCAGAGAAAAGAATCTACAGATAAAAAAACATCTCTTAATGATGCATTGAGAGAAAACAACGTAGCAGTTTAA
- a CDS encoding glycosyltransferase: MAIPKQIFQTFKTDKLPWLTRFHIKRMLKKNPEYQYHFYDDKRITEFFKDEFPPEYLKAYNRLTIGAAKADFFRYAILYKKGGVYLDIDSGINIPLRKLIREDDTALVTDEDPPTYYVQWGLVYEAGHPFLQRTLENILDNIKNNPYPHNVHKTTGPTVYTDSIKECLKENPNIPHRFLGPHYDNKMQFKYKLGKFFLYKDKSEHWKKKQLTQNIIRPENEDSL; encoded by the coding sequence ATGGCCATTCCTAAACAGATCTTTCAGACCTTTAAAACCGATAAGCTCCCGTGGCTTACGAGGTTTCATATAAAAAGAATGCTTAAGAAAAATCCTGAATATCAGTATCATTTCTATGATGACAAAAGGATTACCGAATTCTTTAAAGATGAGTTTCCGCCTGAATATCTGAAAGCCTACAACAGGTTAACTATAGGTGCGGCTAAAGCAGATTTTTTCAGATATGCCATCCTGTACAAAAAAGGAGGAGTATATCTGGATATCGACAGTGGAATTAATATTCCTTTGCGAAAGCTGATTCGCGAAGATGATACTGCGTTAGTAACGGATGAAGATCCACCAACATATTATGTACAATGGGGTCTGGTGTATGAAGCCGGACACCCATTTTTACAGAGAACATTAGAGAATATACTGGACAATATTAAAAACAACCCATATCCTCATAATGTTCATAAAACAACTGGACCAACAGTGTACACAGACTCAATTAAAGAATGTCTTAAAGAAAATCCAAATATTCCGCACCGGTTTTTGGGACCTCATTACGACAACAAAATGCAGTTCAAATACAAGCTTGGTAAATTCTTCCTTTATAAAGACAAATCCGAACACTGGAAAAAGAAACAACTGACTCAAAACATCATAAGACCTGAGAATGAAGATAGCTTATGA